One window of Anaerolineales bacterium genomic DNA carries:
- a CDS encoding nuclear transport factor 2 family protein has protein sequence MNIKNLSVLFSVVTFAALILGACSPAAQGDDPTLIVKAFYDAFNEGDIEKAMSLTAEDYVMNDPFGTYNRADAEIQWQAVFDAGLTFNQTNFVHTGNGRVTSCYEVFENGTSIDKGCGNVTHVVDGKIVYDGLENAEQIWVVQEYYEALNAGNIDSAMGFVASDAVFINPTGTYEGADAIRESLEGLVKDGITFNLSNFRNTDGTVVYDYEVLQGGNVLDKGTNGLTQVRDGLVIFDGTEETFPSR, from the coding sequence ATGAACATAAAAAATCTCTCCGTTTTGTTTTCCGTCGTCACCTTTGCCGCCCTCATTCTCGGCGCTTGCTCCCCCGCCGCCCAAGGCGACGACCCCACCCTCATTGTCAAAGCCTTTTACGACGCATTCAATGAAGGCGATATTGAAAAGGCGATGAGCCTGACCGCCGAGGACTATGTAATGAACGATCCCTTCGGCACATACAACCGCGCAGATGCCGAAATTCAGTGGCAGGCTGTCTTCGATGCGGGTTTGACCTTCAACCAGACCAACTTCGTCCACACCGGCAACGGTCGCGTGACCTCGTGCTACGAAGTCTTCGAGAACGGCACTTCAATAGACAAGGGGTGCGGCAACGTGACTCATGTAGTGGATGGAAAGATCGTCTATGACGGGCTGGAAAACGCCGAGCAGATCTGGGTCGTGCAGGAATATTACGAAGCGCTCAACGCCGGGAACATTGACTCAGCAATGGGGTTCGTCGCCAGCGATGCGGTCTTCATCAATCCCACAGGCACCTACGAAGGCGCGGATGCGATCCGCGAATCGCTCGAAGGCTTGGTCAAAGACGGCATCACCTTCAACCTGAGCAACTTCCGCAACACTGACGGGACGGTCGTCTACGATTACGAAGTCCTGCAAGGCGGCAATGTGCTCGACAAAGGCACCAACGGCCTGACGCAGGTCAGGGATGGCTTGGTCATCTTCGATGGCACGGAAGAAACATTTCCTTCACGATAG
- a CDS encoding zinc ribbon domain-containing protein gives MQRRTKGVVQLEWVCPNCDGRNPGPVKTCENCGAPQPENVQFQRAVDEKLITDEKVVQAAKAGADIHCGFCGTRNPATALTCSQCGADLKEGKSRQAGQVMQAAPSAPKVIICSNCGSENPGAAKKCVNCGAPIKATQPAPAKPAQPKAGAMPVPQQKPKKFNWMIVAGIGAFLLLCCGAILFLFVLPSRTVEGTVTSVYWKTSVPVQEVRAVDHNNERGSPPSDAYNVSCRTESQEICEDKTIDRGNGYAEVVTECRTETEQYCSYTVDEWTTIQTYELDGDDLYPVYAEPSVFSGQRIGESTESFQVTFSSSDGQIGYSPGSVTEFQQFQPGSTWTLRLNAVGGIVNVER, from the coding sequence ATGCAAAGAAGAACAAAAGGTGTTGTGCAACTTGAATGGGTCTGCCCGAACTGTGATGGGCGCAATCCGGGTCCGGTGAAGACGTGCGAGAATTGTGGCGCGCCGCAGCCTGAGAACGTTCAATTCCAGCGTGCTGTGGATGAGAAGCTCATCACAGATGAAAAAGTGGTCCAAGCCGCGAAAGCCGGGGCAGATATCCATTGCGGATTCTGCGGCACGCGCAACCCGGCAACCGCATTGACCTGCTCGCAATGCGGCGCGGATTTAAAGGAAGGCAAGTCGCGTCAGGCGGGACAGGTGATGCAGGCGGCTCCATCCGCGCCGAAGGTGATCATCTGCTCGAATTGCGGGAGCGAGAACCCGGGAGCGGCGAAGAAGTGTGTCAACTGCGGTGCGCCGATAAAGGCCACCCAGCCTGCTCCGGCAAAACCTGCGCAGCCCAAGGCTGGTGCGATGCCGGTTCCACAGCAAAAGCCGAAAAAATTCAACTGGATGATCGTGGCGGGAATCGGCGCCTTTCTGTTGTTATGCTGCGGCGCAATTCTGTTTCTATTCGTTTTACCGAGCCGCACCGTGGAAGGGACGGTAACCAGCGTGTATTGGAAGACATCGGTCCCCGTTCAGGAAGTCCGTGCGGTTGACCATAACAACGAGCGCGGCAGTCCGCCTTCGGACGCGTACAACGTCTCATGCCGAACAGAGAGCCAGGAGATCTGCGAGGACAAAACGATCGACAGGGGCAACGGATACGCCGAGGTTGTCACCGAATGCCGCACCGAAACCGAACAGTATTGCAGTTATACCGTGGATGAATGGACGACCATCCAGACTTATGAGTTGGATGGGGACGACCTTTACCCGGTGTATGCGGAGCCGTCCGTTTTCAGCGGACAACGCATCGGTGAGAGCACCGAATCCTTCCAGGTTACCTTCAGCTCGAGCGACGGACAGATCGGCTATTCCCCCGGTTCGGTTACAGAGTTTCAACAATTTCAACCCGGCAGTACGTGGACTCTCCGTTTGAATGCTGTGGGTGGGATTGTGAACGTGGAGAGATAG
- a CDS encoding histone deacetylase: protein MTTMYTFVPSREHEFPDHPEQPARLEILESLLPTFGAEKIEAVSANEEDLTLVHPPRMIEAIKEVCKEGPGIIDYAPTFVTRTSYEDAMLAAGGVLTCSRAVMNGDANNAFAIVRPPGHHAEPDRAMGFCIFSNIAIAAKDLLAKGMKRVMVIDYDAHHGNGTQASLLNEDRAGFISTHQWGIYPGTGWLDDAPDARNRLVNIPLPPHAGDETFSQIADLIFKPMVKSFKPQMLLVSAGFDSHWNDPITSLGLSTRGFYEVSRKLVQMADEVCSGKIIFVLEGGYDPHNVANGAAAVFDALIKRPLRDEANDRSPYKEPDFEPRLNEIRKRHGI, encoded by the coding sequence ATGACCACGATGTATACATTCGTCCCTTCGCGGGAGCACGAATTCCCGGATCATCCCGAACAGCCGGCGAGGCTGGAGATCTTGGAGTCTTTACTCCCGACTTTTGGCGCGGAAAAGATCGAAGCCGTTTCGGCAAATGAAGAAGACTTGACACTGGTTCATCCACCGCGGATGATCGAAGCGATAAAAGAAGTCTGCAAGGAGGGACCGGGCATCATCGATTATGCTCCGACCTTTGTAACTCGAACTTCTTATGAAGACGCCATGCTCGCCGCGGGCGGAGTGTTAACCTGCTCCCGCGCTGTGATGAACGGCGACGCGAACAACGCATTTGCCATTGTCCGCCCGCCGGGGCATCACGCCGAACCGGATCGTGCGATGGGTTTTTGCATTTTCAGCAATATCGCCATTGCCGCAAAAGACCTGCTGGCGAAAGGGATGAAACGCGTGATGGTCATCGACTATGACGCGCATCACGGCAATGGAACTCAAGCCTCTTTGCTGAACGAAGACCGCGCGGGATTTATCTCCACGCATCAATGGGGAATCTACCCCGGCACCGGCTGGCTGGACGATGCGCCTGACGCCAGGAATCGACTCGTCAACATACCTCTCCCGCCTCATGCGGGGGATGAAACCTTTTCCCAAATCGCAGACTTAATTTTTAAGCCGATGGTTAAGTCGTTCAAGCCGCAAATGCTGCTTGTATCTGCGGGCTTTGATTCGCATTGGAACGACCCGATTACTTCATTGGGGCTTTCGACGCGCGGGTTTTATGAGGTCTCGAGGAAGCTTGTTCAAATGGCGGATGAAGTCTGCAGCGGGAAGATCATCTTTGTGCTGGAGGGAGGATACGACCCGCATAATGTCGCCAACGGGGCAGCGGCAGTCTTCGACGCGCTGATCAAACGTCCCTTAAGGGATGAAGCGAATGACAGGTCTCCGTACAAGGAACCGGACTTCGAGCCGCGTTTGAATGAGATCAGGAAACGACACGGGATTTGA
- a CDS encoding NYN domain-containing protein produces the protein MPYLIDGHNLIPKLGLRLDEPDDELELVRLLQDFARITRHPVEVYFDGAPAGQAGMRKIGMIKAHFVRLGQTADTAIRKRLESMGKSARNWSVVSSDREVQAIVKANKAVTIRSEEFVDQLRASLSAGQKSSQEETQLSKQEVEEWLRIFKQGR, from the coding sequence ATGCCCTACTTGATTGACGGTCATAACCTGATTCCCAAACTCGGATTGCGCCTCGATGAGCCGGACGATGAACTGGAACTTGTACGCCTCTTGCAGGACTTTGCGCGGATCACGCGCCATCCGGTTGAAGTCTACTTTGACGGCGCTCCCGCGGGCCAGGCGGGGATGCGGAAGATCGGTATGATCAAGGCTCACTTTGTAAGGCTCGGTCAGACGGCAGATACTGCAATTCGTAAACGATTGGAGTCCATGGGGAAATCCGCAAGGAACTGGTCTGTGGTCTCCTCCGACCGCGAAGTGCAGGCGATTGTAAAGGCGAACAAAGCAGTGACGATTCGATCTGAAGAGTTTGTCGATCAATTAAGAGCCTCCCTGTCAGCCGGACAAAAATCAAGCCAGGAGGAAACGCAATTATCCAAACAGGAAGTGGAGGAGTGGCTGAGAATCTTCAAGCAGGGGAGATAG
- a CDS encoding OsmC family protein, protein MDMIIDFPGGQKVDAHFRGHTIKTDQPNDDTAPMPFELFLASIGTCAGIYVLGFCRQRNLPTEGIRIIQHHHPNPATGLMDHIELEIQVPPTFPEQYHAALIRSAELCKVKKTLEHPPTFDVMTKVVETT, encoded by the coding sequence ATGGACATGATCATTGATTTCCCCGGCGGGCAAAAAGTGGACGCGCACTTCCGCGGACATACGATAAAAACCGACCAGCCGAACGACGACACCGCGCCGATGCCGTTCGAGTTATTCCTGGCTTCCATCGGCACTTGCGCCGGCATCTATGTGCTGGGGTTTTGCCGCCAGCGAAACCTGCCCACCGAGGGCATCCGTATCATTCAGCATCATCACCCGAACCCGGCGACCGGTCTGATGGATCACATCGAATTGGAGATCCAGGTCCCGCCCACATTCCCCGAACAGTATCATGCGGCGCTGATCCGTTCGGCGGAGTTGTGCAAGGTCAAGAAAACGCTCGAGCACCCGCCGACCTTCGATGTGATGACCAAAGTGGTGGAAACAACATAA
- a CDS encoding DUF1232 domain-containing protein has translation MTEKKSSDIIVPQQGGVIRNLMNQLKLIFRLIGDRRVSFFAKLVPLGAFAYLLLPADLAPNVVLPVIGMVDDAAILWLSSYIFTELCPPEVVDEHMKALAGNMKPNDVNDDVVDGETTEVKE, from the coding sequence ATGACAGAGAAAAAATCCTCCGACATCATCGTCCCCCAGCAGGGCGGTGTGATTCGCAACCTGATGAACCAGCTCAAACTGATCTTCCGCCTCATCGGCGACCGGCGGGTCAGCTTCTTCGCAAAACTCGTTCCACTGGGAGCGTTTGCATACCTGCTCCTCCCGGCTGACCTGGCGCCAAACGTCGTCCTGCCAGTGATCGGCATGGTGGATGATGCGGCAATCCTCTGGCTTAGTTCTTACATTTTCACCGAACTCTGCCCACCGGAGGTTGTCGATGAACATATGAAGGCGCTGGCTGGAAACATGAAACCGAACGACGTCAACGACGACGTTGTGGACGGCGAGACGACTGAAGTAAAAGAATAA
- a CDS encoding PQQ-dependent sugar dehydrogenase, translated as MKRIIILLILPLLACRWNALFVAPTSTPFPVSTGDSIPQTETLPQPVTNTPQASETPITQANSFPDPSGFSWIPILSGLDRPVDVQSAFDGSGRLFVIEKYGAIRIYKDGQLNPQPFLNIDDRVNDEGNEMGLLGLAFHPQYEKNGYFYVNYTGAGGHTRISRFQASGDTADPASELVMMVVEQPYRNHNGGALAFGPDGFLYIGLGDGGSGGDPMKNGQNKGSLLGKILRIDVNNGDTYSIPADNPFGNEVWAYGLRNPWRLSFDRVTGDLWIGDVGQNQYEEIDYLPAGSPGGANFGWSLMEGNHGYDTIVPQPGLLLPAAEYSHDFGCSVTGGYVYRGSMPEWYGVYVYGDYCSGTIWGLIPVDGQWQSQVMFEAVATITSFGEDESGELYFSSDNGSVYILARK; from the coding sequence ATGAAAAGAATAATAATTCTATTAATCCTCCCGTTGCTCGCCTGCAGATGGAATGCACTCTTTGTTGCGCCAACCAGTACTCCCTTCCCTGTAAGTACCGGTGATTCGATTCCACAAACCGAAACCCTGCCTCAGCCGGTTACCAACACACCCCAAGCCAGCGAAACGCCGATCACGCAGGCAAACAGCTTCCCCGACCCGAGTGGATTTAGCTGGATCCCCATCCTCAGCGGGTTGGACCGCCCCGTGGATGTGCAATCCGCATTCGACGGTTCAGGACGATTGTTCGTCATCGAGAAATACGGCGCCATCCGCATCTATAAAGACGGTCAACTCAATCCCCAGCCCTTCTTGAACATCGACGATCGCGTCAATGACGAAGGTAACGAGATGGGCTTGCTGGGGCTGGCGTTTCATCCACAGTACGAAAAAAACGGGTATTTCTACGTCAACTACACCGGCGCTGGCGGGCATACGCGCATCTCGCGCTTTCAAGCCAGCGGCGATACCGCCGACCCGGCCAGTGAACTGGTAATGATGGTAGTGGAACAGCCCTACCGGAATCATAACGGCGGTGCGCTCGCCTTCGGACCCGACGGCTTCCTCTACATAGGACTTGGCGACGGCGGATCGGGTGGCGACCCGATGAAAAACGGGCAGAACAAGGGTTCTCTATTGGGAAAAATCCTTCGCATCGATGTGAATAACGGCGACACGTATTCCATCCCGGCTGATAACCCTTTCGGCAATGAGGTCTGGGCGTATGGGCTTCGCAACCCCTGGCGCCTATCTTTCGACAGAGTCACGGGCGACCTGTGGATCGGCGATGTGGGACAGAACCAATATGAGGAGATAGATTATCTCCCGGCTGGTTCGCCTGGAGGCGCGAATTTCGGCTGGAGCCTGATGGAAGGCAACCATGGCTACGACACGATCGTCCCTCAACCCGGCTTGCTTCTCCCCGCCGCGGAATACAGCCACGACTTTGGTTGTTCCGTTACAGGCGGATATGTCTATCGCGGCTCGATGCCTGAGTGGTACGGTGTCTATGTCTACGGCGATTATTGCTCGGGAACGATCTGGGGGCTGATTCCAGTCGATGGGCAGTGGCAGTCACAAGTCATGTTCGAGGCGGTGGCGACAATCACCTCCTTCGGCGAGGATGAATCCGGCGAGTTGTATTTCTCCAGCGATAACGGAAGTGTTTACATCCTTGCAAGAAAATAA
- a CDS encoding ATP-binding cassette domain-containing protein, which yields MIAIKNLLVQRNGRDALKIESLDIRKGETLAVVGPNGAGKSTFLLVLARLLKSSRGDISMHGKPQREWKDLDYRRRIAFVFQDPLLMDMSVCENIALGLKFRSVDKKERHERVHRWAKAMGVEKLLERRAGQLSGGEAQRVSLARAFVLDPELLLMDEPFSAVDPQTREKLLEDLSRVLGDDHRTTIFVTHNLKEASQFGDRVAVIINHELKQVGKPKEIKNGPADASVRDFVRGL from the coding sequence ATGATTGCGATAAAAAATCTGCTCGTCCAACGCAATGGGCGCGATGCGCTCAAGATCGAATCGCTCGACATCCGCAAAGGCGAGACGCTTGCCGTGGTGGGTCCGAACGGGGCGGGGAAAAGCACGTTTCTGCTGGTGCTGGCCCGCTTGCTCAAATCATCCAGGGGAGATATTTCCATGCATGGTAAACCGCAAAGGGAATGGAAAGACCTCGACTACCGCAGGCGAATCGCTTTCGTTTTTCAAGATCCGTTGCTGATGGATATGTCGGTCTGTGAGAATATTGCGCTGGGGTTGAAATTCCGCAGCGTGGATAAAAAGGAAAGGCACGAGCGAGTCCATAGGTGGGCAAAAGCCATGGGCGTGGAAAAACTTTTGGAGCGCAGAGCCGGTCAACTCTCCGGGGGTGAGGCTCAGCGCGTCAGCCTGGCGCGGGCGTTCGTTCTCGATCCCGAATTACTTTTGATGGATGAGCCATTCTCCGCGGTCGATCCGCAGACGCGCGAAAAACTGCTCGAAGATCTTTCGCGCGTCCTGGGCGATGATCACCGCACGACCATTTTTGTAACCCACAACCTGAAAGAAGCGTCCCAATTCGGCGACCGGGTTGCTGTCATCATCAATCATGAATTGAAGCAGGTTGGAAAGCCGAAAGAGATAAAAAACGGTCCCGCTGATGCAAGCGTGCGGGACTTTGTGCGCGGACTTTAA
- a CDS encoding ABC transporter permease, with the protein MSFNPEIFEITTLSLQVSLLATTISLIIGLPFGTWLALGRFPGRSVLLSIVNTGMALPPVVVGLVVAMTLWRSGPLGDLRLIYTPWAIVIAQTVISAPVVMGLTAAALEALDPRLQQQLLGLGASRPQMILHLWREARLPLLAALMAGFGSVISEVGASMMVGGNIRGQTRVLTTAIVLETSKGEFDQALALSALLLIITYLINLALTWIQQKGARK; encoded by the coding sequence ATGTCCTTCAATCCTGAAATCTTTGAAATCACAACCCTGTCTTTACAGGTTTCACTGCTTGCCACAACGATCAGTCTTATCATAGGCCTCCCGTTTGGAACCTGGCTCGCTCTGGGAAGATTCCCAGGCCGTTCAGTGTTGCTAAGCATTGTGAACACAGGCATGGCGCTTCCGCCTGTCGTGGTCGGACTCGTCGTGGCAATGACTCTCTGGCGCAGCGGTCCGCTCGGGGATTTGCGCCTCATTTACACACCCTGGGCGATCGTCATTGCGCAAACGGTCATCTCTGCGCCTGTGGTGATGGGGCTCACAGCCGCCGCGCTCGAAGCGCTCGACCCGCGTCTGCAGCAACAACTATTGGGACTCGGCGCCTCGCGTCCGCAAATGATCTTACACTTATGGCGGGAAGCGCGGCTTCCATTATTGGCGGCGCTCATGGCAGGCTTCGGCTCGGTCATCTCTGAAGTGGGCGCGTCCATGATGGTGGGTGGAAACATCCGCGGGCAGACGCGCGTGCTGACCACTGCCATTGTGCTCGAAACCTCCAAGGGCGAGTTCGATCAGGCGCTCGCGCTCAGTGCGTTGTTGCTGATCATCACCTATCTCATCAATCTCGCATTGACGTGGATCCAGCAAAAAGGGGCGCGCAAATGA
- the modB gene encoding molybdate ABC transporter permease subunit, whose amino-acid sequence MASPRKTTLFFKYAEWLFLAPSLLLIVLLALPVFSLLWRAGMDGMFHFVTEPRALSALRLSLLTSSISTLTAVITGTPLAFVLARGKFKNKTLLELAIDLPVVLPPSVAGIALLIAFGRQGLFGEWFGMFGITIPFTTTAVILAQTFVSAPLFVRSARIGFAEVDPQILEAAYVEGSNNWQVFRHIMIPLSGRAILSGSILTWTRAIGEFGATILFAGNLEGVTQTMPLAIYLGLERSLGIAIALSSLLVIVSILLLLLTRRLESHKEETRDY is encoded by the coding sequence ATGGCATCTCCGCGTAAAACGACCCTCTTTTTCAAGTACGCTGAATGGCTGTTCCTGGCGCCAAGTCTTCTTTTGATCGTACTGCTCGCATTGCCGGTTTTTTCCCTGCTCTGGCGCGCCGGCATGGACGGCATGTTCCATTTTGTGACCGAACCCAGGGCGCTCTCTGCACTACGGTTGAGTTTGTTGACCAGCTCGATCAGCACCTTGACCGCTGTAATTACTGGAACTCCGCTGGCTTTCGTTCTGGCGCGCGGAAAATTCAAAAACAAAACCCTCCTGGAACTCGCGATCGATTTGCCCGTCGTCCTTCCGCCTTCGGTGGCGGGCATTGCACTGTTGATCGCTTTTGGCAGGCAGGGATTGTTCGGAGAATGGTTCGGGATGTTTGGGATCACCATTCCATTTACGACCACGGCGGTCATTCTTGCGCAAACTTTCGTCTCTGCGCCATTATTCGTCCGCTCTGCGCGAATCGGGTTTGCCGAGGTGGACCCGCAGATCCTCGAAGCCGCATATGTGGAGGGAAGTAACAACTGGCAGGTCTTTCGCCATATCATGATCCCGCTCTCCGGGAGAGCGATATTAAGTGGATCCATCCTTACATGGACGCGCGCCATCGGCGAATTCGGAGCGACGATCCTCTTTGCAGGAAATCTGGAAGGCGTCACTCAAACCATGCCTCTCGCCATCTACCTCGGCCTGGAACGCAGTTTGGGAATTGCCATTGCGCTCTCGTCTCTTCTAGTCATTGTCTCGATCCTGCTTCTGCTCCTCACACGCAGATTGGAAAGCCATAAGGAAGAAACGCGTGACTATTGA
- the modA gene encoding molybdate ABC transporter substrate-binding protein — MSFLLLALLSGACQSASQPQTLTVYAAASLSDAFTEMGAAFEAAHPNVILRFNFGGSQNLRTQIEQGAPADIFASANRKEMDALILQSLIADGVSQIFLTNQLAVILPQNNPGNIVSLEDLGKPGIKLVLAAEEVPAGKYARQVLENLNAQFGGDFSARALANLVSNEDNIRQALAKVQLGEADASIVYVSDAMIAPELKVIEIPAGFNITAEYPIAPLANSTNAESAQAFIDFVLSHEGQAILERWGFTPVNP; from the coding sequence TTGTCGTTTCTCTTGCTTGCCTTGTTGTCTGGCGCCTGCCAATCTGCATCCCAACCTCAAACGCTGACCGTTTATGCCGCCGCCTCTTTGTCCGACGCCTTCACGGAAATGGGAGCAGCCTTTGAAGCCGCCCACCCGAATGTCATTCTCAGATTTAATTTCGGCGGCTCGCAAAACCTGCGAACCCAGATCGAACAAGGCGCACCGGCCGATATTTTCGCCTCTGCCAATCGCAAAGAGATGGATGCGTTGATCTTGCAGTCGTTGATCGCTGATGGTGTTTCGCAAATCTTTCTTACCAATCAACTGGCTGTCATCCTGCCGCAGAACAACCCGGGAAACATCGTGTCGCTTGAAGACCTTGGCAAACCTGGCATTAAACTGGTTCTTGCCGCAGAAGAAGTCCCTGCCGGGAAGTATGCGCGTCAAGTTTTGGAGAATCTCAATGCGCAGTTCGGAGGTGATTTCAGCGCGCGGGCCCTCGCGAACCTCGTTTCCAATGAAGACAATATCAGGCAGGCATTGGCCAAGGTTCAGTTGGGCGAAGCGGATGCGAGCATCGTCTATGTCTCGGACGCCATGATCGCGCCTGAATTAAAGGTCATCGAAATCCCTGCCGGTTTCAACATAACTGCGGAATATCCCATCGCGCCTCTGGCGAACTCGACCAATGCAGAATCCGCGCAGGCGTTCATTGACTTTGTGCTATCACACGAAGGACAGGCCATTCTCGAAAGATGGGGCTTTACACCGGTGAATCCATGA
- a CDS encoding substrate-binding domain-containing protein yields MKHTHRNTLLSLLLLPAVFLAACAPPAPANPNLILATTTSTQDSGLLDELIPLFEEQTGYTVQTVAVGSGEAMKMGEEGNADVLLVHAPSSEVAFMEGGFGKDRFLVMHNDFIIVGPSSDPAGIKGMATAAEAFTTIFNAGASFITRGDDSGTHKKELALWKAAGLDPAGQTWYIETGQGMGASMTVASEKQAYILTDRATYLANKDNYQLEVLVEGEPGLLNVYHVITVNPEKWTEMNYEGALAFANFMVASETQAVISEFGKDKFGQPLFFPDAGRDPAELGLDN; encoded by the coding sequence ATGAAACACACCCACCGCAACACCCTTTTATCCCTCTTGCTGCTGCCTGCCGTTTTCCTTGCGGCTTGCGCGCCCCCCGCTCCTGCCAACCCGAATCTCATCCTCGCCACCACCACATCCACACAAGACTCAGGTTTGCTGGATGAACTTATCCCGTTGTTCGAAGAACAGACCGGCTATACCGTACAGACTGTGGCGGTCGGTTCGGGCGAAGCGATGAAGATGGGCGAAGAAGGCAACGCCGATGTCCTGCTCGTTCATGCGCCGTCCTCCGAAGTGGCCTTCATGGAAGGCGGTTTCGGCAAGGACCGTTTCCTCGTCATGCATAACGATTTCATCATCGTTGGTCCGTCGTCCGACCCGGCGGGAATCAAAGGCATGGCGACTGCCGCCGAAGCCTTCACAACGATCTTCAATGCGGGCGCATCGTTCATCACCCGCGGTGATGATTCAGGCACACACAAGAAGGAACTGGCCTTGTGGAAAGCCGCAGGTCTCGATCCGGCCGGACAAACCTGGTACATCGAAACCGGCCAGGGCATGGGTGCGTCCATGACCGTGGCTTCTGAAAAACAAGCCTACATTCTCACCGACCGGGCGACGTATCTTGCCAACAAGGACAACTATCAGCTTGAAGTTCTTGTCGAAGGCGAGCCTGGTCTGTTGAATGTATATCATGTCATCACAGTCAACCCGGAAAAATGGACGGAGATGAATTACGAAGGCGCGCTTGCCTTTGCCAATTTCATGGTGGCTTCCGAAACCCAGGCTGTCATCAGTGAATTCGGCAAGGACAAATTCGGTCAGCCGCTTTTCTTCCCGGATGCCGGACGCGACCCAGCCGAACTCGGTCTCGATAATTAG
- a CDS encoding helix-turn-helix domain-containing protein produces the protein MKTVSPIKSFDMIKLLADSRRMDILRLLMAAPATLTLLARTLKQSPAWVRHHILALESAGLIEISEIRKTGKVTEKFYRAKADALLLQEIVLPKSRKPSLIFSGSHDIALENVTDHLTRHFNLLSLPVGSLDGLVNLRQGLCQISGSHLLDESGEYNTPFVKHLFPDRDVEVITLAYRMQGLMLAGGNPKGIKKVADIAKPNVRFVNRNRGSGTRLWLDAELRRLRIPVEKISGYENQVKTHSEAAILISQNKADVSLGLQAAAHQKGLDFIPLFEERYDLVLPREQERNLNPLFDYIQTADFRALLSSLTGYDTRHSGEVVPI, from the coding sequence ATGAAGACCGTCAGCCCCATCAAATCGTTCGACATGATAAAGCTGCTTGCGGATTCGCGCCGCATGGATATTCTGCGCCTGTTGATGGCGGCTCCCGCCACGCTCACGCTTCTTGCACGGACCTTGAAACAGTCGCCCGCCTGGGTGCGTCATCACATCCTTGCGCTTGAGTCTGCCGGGCTGATCGAGATCAGCGAGATCCGTAAGACAGGCAAGGTAACGGAAAAGTTCTACCGGGCAAAAGCAGATGCATTGCTACTACAAGAGATCGTTCTGCCCAAGAGCCGAAAACCCTCGCTCATCTTTTCCGGCAGCCATGATATTGCGCTTGAGAATGTAACCGACCATCTCACCAGACATTTCAACCTGCTGAGCCTGCCCGTCGGCTCGCTGGATGGGTTGGTTAATTTGCGCCAAGGGCTATGCCAGATCAGCGGCTCGCATTTGCTGGATGAAAGCGGCGAATACAACACGCCTTTTGTAAAACACCTCTTCCCAGACCGCGACGTGGAAGTCATCACGCTTGCGTACCGCATGCAAGGATTGATGCTGGCAGGCGGAAATCCCAAAGGCATCAAAAAGGTAGCGGATATCGCCAAACCGAATGTCCGGTTTGTGAATCGCAATCGCGGATCGGGGACACGCCTGTGGCTGGATGCTGAATTGCGCAGGCTAAGAATCCCAGTGGAGAAAATATCCGGGTACGAGAACCAGGTCAAAACACATAGTGAGGCGGCAATTTTAATTTCCCAAAACAAGGCGGATGTATCTCTCGGTTTGCAGGCGGCGGCCCATCAGAAAGGATTGGACTTTATCCCGCTCTTTGAGGAACGTTACGATCTTGTCCTGCCGCGTGAACAGGAAAGGAATCTCAATCCGCTATTCGATTACATCCAGACCGCCGACTTTCGCGCGTTGCTGTCGTCATTGACAGGCTATGACACCCGCCACAGCGGGGAAGTGGTGCCGATCTAG